In one window of Gouania willdenowi chromosome 8, fGouWil2.1, whole genome shotgun sequence DNA:
- the socs1a gene encoding suppressor of cytokine signaling 1a, translating to MVARSTVEGHDKTSFCCSSSSQPLSSASPLASSLLFPTRTEPKQLESRTDPIQKPVPSVFPTHFKTFSNKDDCQIITETAAALERSGFYWGPLGVEDAHRMLRDAPLGSYLIRDSRQKNVFFTLSYHARGGPVSVRIDYKQQSFSLAGNERTFPSLFALLEHYVNTPKKSLSAPYRKWKPTLQEMCRKRILQLCGGGKLIPELPLTLVVQDFLMEFPYRL from the coding sequence ATGGTAGCTAGAAGCACAGTGGAAGGACATGACAAGACCTCCTTTTGTTGCTCTTCTTCATCCCAACCCCTGTCCTCTGCATCTCCATTGGCCTCTTCATTGTTGTTTCCCACGCGCACTGAGCCGAAGCAGCTGGAGTCTCGTACGGATCCCATCCAGAAACCAGTCCCCTCTGTGTTTCCCACGCACTTTAAAACATTCTCCAACAAAGACGACTGTCAGATCATCACTGAGACTGCGGCGGCGCTCGAGCGCAGCGGCTTCTACTGGGGCCCTTTGGGAGTAGAGGACGCGCACCGCATGTTGCGGGACGCGCCGCTCGGCAGCTATCTCATCCGGGACAGCCGGCAGAAGAACGTCTTCTTCACTTTGTCGTACCACGCCAGGGGCGGGCCAGTCAGCGTGCGCATCGACTACAAACAGCAGAGCTTCTCGTTGGCAGGAAACGAGCGGACGTTCCCGTCGCTTTTCGCCCTGTTGGAGCATTATGTCAATACGCCCAAGAAGAGCTTGAGTGCCCCCTACAGGAAATGGAAGCCCACTCTGCAGGAGATGTGCAGGAAGCGAATACTACAACTGTGTGGCGGAGGAAAATTGATTCCCGAGCTGCCGTTGACACTCGTAGTTCAAGACTTTCTGATGGAATTCCCTTACAGACTGTGA